Proteins from one Leptospiraceae bacterium genomic window:
- a CDS encoding tyrosine-type recombinase/integrase translates to MNQLPLTTNSEYNNPIRIYNQFLKQRKLKQADNFKNLRSYFAYQLFTNKKSQAVLRFHKFALLKSIQNHYLDKNDYNKVAIYKEFFARSFNYKIRPAVIDIEGIPAMKDIAKILSYCTRREFALVFFVYISGMRNFEIRKILLTDCTISRNKKRVTIAIKGKNSKKRILSIPLSLFKLIQKEYKGIKYLFETKNGEKLSGSTLRYIILEVSKRAGIERRITPKLLRITILNHIYQINPNMPADFMSERFGHTEKTREYWYKVFTNSDSKHIETLEKKIGNLISNKRFLK, encoded by the coding sequence ATGAATCAATTACCACTTACCACTAATTCAGAATACAATAACCCTATTCGAATTTATAACCAGTTCCTAAAGCAAAGGAAGCTAAAACAGGCAGACAATTTCAAAAACCTACGATCTTATTTTGCATACCAGTTATTTACCAACAAAAAAAGCCAGGCAGTTTTAAGATTTCACAAATTCGCTCTTCTTAAATCAATTCAGAACCACTATCTAGATAAAAACGATTACAACAAAGTAGCCATCTACAAAGAATTTTTTGCACGGTCCTTTAATTACAAAATTCGACCGGCTGTAATTGACATAGAAGGAATTCCCGCAATGAAAGACATTGCAAAGATTTTATCTTATTGCACCCGTCGAGAATTCGCTTTAGTGTTTTTCGTTTACATCTCAGGAATGAGAAATTTTGAGATCAGAAAAATCCTTCTCACTGATTGCACAATTAGCAGAAATAAAAAGCGCGTAACGATTGCTATTAAAGGTAAGAATTCCAAAAAACGCATTCTATCAATTCCTTTATCTTTATTCAAACTCATTCAGAAAGAATACAAGGGAATCAAATATTTATTCGAAACCAAAAACGGCGAAAAACTTTCCGGTTCAACCTTGCGTTATATTATTTTAGAAGTATCCAAGAGAGCAGGGATTGAAAGAAGAATCACTCCTAAACTTTTGAGAATAACAATACTTAACCACATTTACCAAATCAATCCTAATATGCCGGCAGACTTCATGTCTGAAAGATTCGGACATACAGAAAAGACAAGAGAGTATTGGTATAAAGTTTTTACAAATTCAGATTCAAAACATATCGAAACATTAGAAAAGAAAATTGGAAATTTAATATCTAATAAGAGGTTTTTAAAATGA